The Bacteroidales bacterium region CCACAAACCCACCAATCAGCCTGGTCAGGTTGGTGTTTGAGTCGACCAGGTTGTATACAGCACGGAGTCTTTGGAGTGCAGCGTTCAGATAGATGAGCTGAATATCGCGGTAGTTGAATGAATTGATGGCGCCGGATTTAAACTTCTCCTCTGCGATCTCCAGGTTAAGCTCGGCAGCCTCCAGATTTTCTGAAGCCACATTCAGCAAGGTTCGCCGGACATTATAGAGATCGTACTGGTTAAACAGGACATTGGTCAGGCTGTGTTCCATCTCTTCAATCTCGGTCCGGGCAATCTCTTCATTGATTCTGGCCACTTCTATAGCCTGTTTGCGTGTGCCTCCGGTATAAATGTCATAACTTAGGCTCATATTGGCATAAGGAGCTACGGTTTTAGTGGTCAGGGCATCCATTCCTTCATTTTTGGTGCGCGAAAAAGAATTGTCCAAACCCGCCGAGAACCGTAGAGAAGGATACAGCTCACTTTCGCGGAGCCTGGTATCCTCTTTACGAATCATCAGACTGGCATATTGATTCTGCAGGGTCTGGTTATTGGAACGCATCTTATCGATCAGATCACCCAGTTTGTACACACTGATGTCCGGTTCAAAGGATTCGGTAAAGTTCCACTGGGCTGAAGCCTCTTCCCCCAGCACAAAGTTCAGGTTGCGGATGGCATTGCGCACCACCACCTGCTGATTGAGATACGAGGCAGAATCTTCAAGATACACATTTTTGGCCTGCAGAACATTATAAGTAAGTGAGCTGCCCATATCCCGCCGCATCTGTTCATACTCGTAGCGGTCGCGGGAAAGACCTGTTACACGCTTCATTACATCAAGCTGTTCTTTCTGAAGCAGCACATTGTAATAGCCCAGGATAACGTTCTGGATGGTATTTTCCACCACCACAGCCGATCTTCCTTTTGCCAGGTTTTCGAGCTTATCCAGCTTGCTCTTGGTGATATTCACCCGGTATCCGTCAAAGAGTGTCCAGTTCATCCCGATGCTTCCATAAAGCCGGTTCGCTGATGAATTATTGATGAGCTCCATATTATTGGAAGATGAAGCATCAAAGCCAACGGAAGGATAACGGCCTGCCGTACCCCAATTGTTATTCAACCCGGCAATATTTGCCTGCGACTCCGAAATGATGATCCCGTAGTTGTTTTCAAGAGCCTTTTCCAGGGCAGATGAGAGATTAAGGGCATCCTCCTGTGCGGTTGTGGCAGAGGCCAGAAAAATGAAAGTAAAAAATGCAAAATAATATTTGATTGCTCTTGTCATAATGTCCTGTATTGTTTTCTCATTTTGTATCAGCTTGGTTATGGCGGTCATCTTTGTTCATAATTTCTGCAGTGCCGTTCATCTCATAGCTTTTCCTCCGGTTATGAAGCATCACAGCCACTTCTACAGTTTCACGCTCAGGTTTTTCACCTGTCCAGAGATACTTCATGTACACCCGGAAATCATTCAGCAACATGATCAGCACAGGAAAAAATATCAGTATGAAAATCGTTCCGATAAACACTCCATAAGCCAGGCTGATGGCCATAGGGATAAGAAACTGGGCCTGTACGCTTTTTTCCAGAATGATGGGAAACAATCCGACTGTGGTAGTAATACTGGTGAGAATGATGGGCCTGAGCCTGAGCTTGCCTGCCTCCACAACAGCATCAAGCACTTTATAGCCTTTTAGCAGGAGGTTGTCGTACTTAGCCAGAAATACAATGGCATCGTTGATGATCACCCCGGTAAGTGCAATCATGCCCCACAGGCTAATGATTGAAAGGGGTTTGTCATGTATGCCATGGCCCCAGAAAACGCCAAGCATTGACAGGGGTATCATGGCCAGTATGATCAAAGTTTGATTGACACTCTTAAAATGCAGGATCATCAAGAAGATGATCACGATGAAGGCAATCAGAAAATAGCCTCCTGCTTTCCCCAAAGCTTCATTGCTATGTTTGGCCTGGCCCTGGTCCATATAACGAATACCTGCAAAGCGAGATTTCACCTCGGGTATGATCTCCTTTTCGATCTGACCGATGATCGCGGGCACGGAAGCATAAGGATCCACTGTTTCGGCTTCTACGCGTATCTCTCTCGAGCCGTTATAACGGTTGATGGCTACAGGACCGCGTTCGAGATGATAATCGGCCAGCTCAACCAATGGGTATTCACCGGCTGGTGTCTTGATTTTCATCTTTTCCATCTGCCCGCGTGTAAGCCGGTCCGACTTGGGATACCGAACCCACACACGCAGCTCGTCCCTGCCTTCCTGTAATCGCTGGGCCTGACCGCCGTAAAACCCATGACGTACCTGGGAGGCAATTGTGCTCTCATCCAGGCCAAGAAAATAAGCTTTGGGTTTCAGATCCAGCCTGACCTCCTGTTTGCCTAAAGCCACGTTCTCATTAATATCTTTCAGTTGGGGCAGCTCTGTTAACCGCTTCATAACATAATTTTTGGCTTCTTCCAGTTCGTCAAGGTTTCGTGACATCAGCCCGATAGAAACAGGCGAACCCCAGCGGCTTCTTCCACCGGCAGTATATTTGCGCGCTTCAGTTACCGGTCCGATCTTCTTGCGCACCATATTGGCAATCTGATGGCCACTCAAAGGCAAACCCTCCAGATCAACCGGGTAAACCCGAATAATCCCTGCATGGGCACCCCGTTCCTGTCCCTGAAAGGCGTACCCCATGGTTGTACTGACCCGTTCAATGATATCATAATCCGTTCCCTGCTGCTGTTTGAGATCTTCATTCACCTCCCAGATGGCCGCTTCAAAACGCCTGAGATATTCCTTGGTTTGTCTCTCTCCGTCGCCCGGAGTAAAAGCAACGT contains the following coding sequences:
- a CDS encoding efflux RND transporter permease subunit — its product is VAYQMGITINMISLFGMILVIGILVDDGIVIAENIYLYFEKGMSPMKAAVEGTMEVFPAVLTSIATTIVAFSPLLFLTGTRMEMMYHMAIIVVGALFFSLFEAFFVLPAHLSSHRVLNRKALNAKRKGIKKYFEGFIVWLRDNLYQHMLYWLLKYRHAVVAIPIALILITAGLYYGGHIKNTFFPMVDFDSFEVNVAFTPGDGERQTKEYLRRFEAAIWEVNEDLKQQQGTDYDIIERVSTTMGYAFQGQERGAHAGIIRVYPVDLEGLPLSGHQIANMVRKKIGPVTEARKYTAGGRSRWGSPVSIGLMSRNLDELEEAKNYVMKRLTELPQLKDINENVALGKQEVRLDLKPKAYFLGLDESTIASQVRHGFYGGQAQRLQEGRDELRVWVRYPKSDRLTRGQMEKMKIKTPAGEYPLVELADYHLERGPVAINRYNGSREIRVEAETVDPYASVPAIIGQIEKEIIPEVKSRFAGIRYMDQGQAKHSNEALGKAGGYFLIAFIVIIFLMILHFKSVNQTLIILAMIPLSMLGVFWGHGIHDKPLSIISLWGMIALTGVIINDAIVFLAKYDNLLLKGYKVLDAVVEAGKLRLRPIILTSITTTVGLFPIILEKSVQAQFLIPMAISLAYGVFIGTIFILIFFPVLIMLLNDFRVYMKYLWTGEKPERETVEVAVMLHNRRKSYEMNGTAEIMNKDDRHNQADTK
- a CDS encoding TolC family protein → MTRAIKYYFAFFTFIFLASATTAQEDALNLSSALEKALENNYGIIISESQANIAGLNNNWGTAGRYPSVGFDASSSNNMELINNSSANRLYGSIGMNWTLFDGYRVNITKSKLDKLENLAKGRSAVVVENTIQNVILGYYNVLLQKEQLDVMKRVTGLSRDRYEYEQMRRDMGSSLTYNVLQAKNVYLEDSASYLNQQVVVRNAIRNLNFVLGEEASAQWNFTESFEPDISVYKLGDLIDKMRSNNQTLQNQYASLMIRKEDTRLRESELYPSLRFSAGLDNSFSRTKNEGMDALTTKTVAPYANMSLSYDIYTGGTRKQAIEVARINEEIARTEIEEMEHSLTNVLFNQYDLYNVRRTLLNVASENLEAAELNLEIAEEKFKSGAINSFNYRDIQLIYLNAALQRLRAVYNLVDSNTNLTRLIGGFVEEGALIE